AGGAAAACGCATAAAGTCACATAAAGATAAACCAAAGAAACTTAAAGCACTAATCCCTATACCAACAGTAGCCACCATACGCAGACCTAACCTTGCTACTAACCAGCCCGCCAATGGTCCACCTAAGCCACTAGCCAACATCAATGGCAACATAAATAAACCTGCTTGCAATGGAGTTTTACCATGAACAAATTGCAGCTCTTGCGCCATTAATAACTCAAATCCTACAATACTAATCATCGCAGTCATGGCCATTACAACGCCTATTGCCATAACTCTTTGTTTAAGCAATCTAAAATCCACCATTGGCGATAAACTATCTAACTCTTTTCTTATAAAAATAAATAAAATAACAAATCCCAATATGCCTATTAATAAAACTATCAAAAATGAGCTATCTGCTCTTAATCCAGACTTAATAGCGTAAATTAATAGTAAAATACCTGTAATAAGTACTAGTGCTTTACCAATTTCCCATTTTTGTTGATCATTCTGTGCTTGCTTTGGAACAACAAGCAATATAGCAACTATCGTAATCACAACAATAGGGATATTAATTAAAAATACTGATCCCCAATAAAAATGTTGCAATAAATACCCACCAACTAAAGGACCTATCGCAGCCCCTCCCACACCAACAGTTGTCCAAATACCTAAGGCAACAGCTCTTTCCTCATCATTTAAAAATGTTTTACGCACTCCAGCTAAAGTAGCTGGCAAAATCATGGCTGCACCAATAGCTAAAAAAGCTCTAGCTATAATTAACATCAATGAAGTAGGAGCTAACGCCGCACTAATAGAAGCAAAACCAAAAATAATTAACCCTAAAATAGCTAATTTTTTATAGCCTAACCTATCCCCTAATGCTCCCATTGGCAGTAATAAACCTGCCATAATCAATGAATAAATATCTATAATCCAAAGTAACTCATTAGCAGAAGATTCTAGTTCCAAACTCAGTGTTGGAATAGCCACATGCAAAACAGTAGCATCAATTGATACTGGTAAATACATGAGGATAATCAACGCCAAAATTAGCCATTTATTACTCATCATACCCTCTTTAAATTTTCTGAACATAAGTTCAAGTTTGTATATTTTATATAAAAGTTGAACATTCGTCCATATTTATTGCATAATTATCAAAACTAGTAACAACTCGGATATTAGAATGGCCTACCTAAAAAAAAATGAAAGATACAATGCTATTTTAGCAACAGCCATGAAAATAATTACCCAAGAGGGAATAGCAGCAATAACAGCTAGACGTGTTGCTCATGAAGCCAATATAGCTGTGGGCCAAATTCACCATCACTTTAAATCTGTAGGTCAACTAAAAGCTGAAGCCTTAGCAAGGGTAACAGAAGAATTAATTACAAAAACCCAACTCTCTTATCAAAATGAATCCATCATTAACCAAATCATCAATATTATTAGTCCTATTGAAGGAGAAATAGGTTCTGTTATGAGAAAACTATGGAATGAGGCCGTTTTTCTTGCTGAACGTGATCCAGATATAAAATTAGCCTATAAACAATCTATTGAAGAATGGCACAGTGCCACAACCAAACTAATAG
This portion of the Entomomonas sp. E2T0 genome encodes:
- a CDS encoding SmvA family efflux MFS transporter translates to MMSNKWLILALIILMYLPVSIDATVLHVAIPTLSLELESSANELLWIIDIYSLIMAGLLLPMGALGDRLGYKKLAILGLIIFGFASISAALAPTSLMLIIARAFLAIGAAMILPATLAGVRKTFLNDEERAVALGIWTTVGVGGAAIGPLVGGYLLQHFYWGSVFLINIPIVVITIVAILLVVPKQAQNDQQKWEIGKALVLITGILLLIYAIKSGLRADSSFLIVLLIGILGFVILFIFIRKELDSLSPMVDFRLLKQRVMAIGVVMAMTAMISIVGFELLMAQELQFVHGKTPLQAGLFMLPLMLASGLGGPLAGWLVARLGLRMVATVGIGISALSFFGLSLCDFMRFPYLAWSLMILLGLSIGTALLASTAAIMSSAPSDKSASAGAIEGMAYELGAGFGVVLFGVMLTIIFSNNIDIPAGISEELAIQATNSINEALLVASKLEDQQILSNGLIMAAKEAFINAHVLVLATAGFLLTVLTFFVWRFLPVRIDPSIQNH
- a CDS encoding TetR family transcriptional regulator, with the protein product MAYLKKNERYNAILATAMKIITQEGIAAITARRVAHEANIAVGQIHHHFKSVGQLKAEALARVTEELITKTQLSYQNESIINQIINIISPIEGEIGSVMRKLWNEAVFLAERDPDIKLAYKQSIEEWHSATTKLIEEGKHKQLITTQNSSGLAWQLIALSCGFDSLAVVEEFRFDIDTIKNHIIKILCQKE